The following are encoded together in the Conger conger chromosome 11, fConCon1.1, whole genome shotgun sequence genome:
- the LOC133140545 gene encoding C2 calcium-dependent domain-containing protein 4C: MWFIERIREGVESLPLEAVRTLGVREELSAKASLSSKLHCNVLTPEKIPEFFIPPRLARRAPPSEDSAKSRLQMFRSPRAPHSGGDAHPHIEIENVGVGGRGEAGVGALCGAHYGLAGLYESPNTRRKESLFLAQFRGRSLEPAKALTEQGGSESDTPSSCDSSPRGSPVLTRSASSSALLRLFGAERPATRLPRSASKLSLGGDYRWPQEGCVSMEKHRAESAGETVQSPGSPVLPPNSLSMPTSLATPAWAPPASLAPPASLAPPLLYPLDLLHCQERLQREHVLPLEGRGRVRLSAERDRAGSALRVRVVSVEDLHDSAPGGRLVHCCVSLCLTPGKWQRQNSATIRNCRNPVFNEDFFFTELGEAGFHSLALRLKVLDKACTLKRDVVLGVASKPLSQLLPL; this comes from the coding sequence ATGTGGTTCATCGAGCGGATTCGCGAGGGGGTGGAGAGCCTCCCTCTGGAGGCAGTGAGGACCCTCGGGGTGAGAGAGGAGCTGTCGGCCAAGGCCAGCCTCTCCAGCAAGCTGCACTGCAACGTCCTGACGCCCGAAAAGATCCCTGAATTCTTCATCCCCCCCCGGCTGGCTCGCAGGGCTCCCCCGAGCGAGGACTCCGCCAAAAGCCGACTGCAAATGTTCCGGAGCCCACGAGCGCCCCACAGCGGGGGCGACGCCCACCCCCACATCGAGATCGAGAACGTGGGCGTGGGCGGGCGGGGCGAGGCCGGCGTGGGGGCTCTGTGCGGGGCGCACTACGGCCTGGCCGGGCTGTACGAGAGCCCCAACACACGGCGGAAGGAGTCGCTGTTCCTGGCGCAGTTTAGGGGCCGGTCGCTGGAGCCCGCCAAGGCGCTGACGGAGCAGGGAGGCAGCGAGAGCGACACGCCCTCCTCCTGCGACTCCTCCCCCCGCGGCTCCCCCGTGCTCACCCGCTCCGCCTCCAGCTCCGCCCTCCTCCGGCTGTTCGGGGCGGAGCGTCCCGCCACCCGCCTGCCGCGCTCCGCCTCGAAGCTGTCGCTGGGCGGGGACTACCGCTGGCCGCAGGAGGGGTGCGTTTCCATGGAGAAACACAGGGCGGAGAGCGCAGGGGAGACGGTCCAATCCCCAGGCTCGCCGGTCCTGCCGCCCAACTCCCTGTCCATGCCTACCTCTCTGGCCACGCCCGCCTGGGCCCCGCCCGCCTCCCTGGCCCCGCCCGCctccctggccccgcccctcctctACCCGCTGGACCTGCTGCACTGCCAGGAGCGGCTGCAGAGGGAGCACGTGCTGCCGCTGGAGGGGCGGGGCCGCGTGCGTCTGTCGGCCGAGCGGGACCGGGCGGGCTCCGCCCTGCGCGTGCGCGTGGTGTCCGTGGAGGACCTGCACGACAGCGCCCCCGGTGGCCGGCTGGTGCACTGCTGCGTCAGCCTCTGCCTGACCCCCGGCAAGTGGCAGCGGCAGAACAGCGCCACCATCAGGAACTGCAGGAACCCCGTCTTCAACGAGGACTTCTTCTTCACCGAGCTGGGGGAGGCCGGCTTCCACAGCCTGGCCCTTCGCCTCAAGGTCCTGGACAAGGCCTGCACTCTGAAGCGGGACGTGGTCCTGGGCGTGGCCTCCAAACCGCTGTCCCAGCTGCTGCCTCTGTAG
- the foxb2 gene encoding forkhead box protein B2, producing MPRPGKNSYSDQKPPYSYISLTAMAIQSSQEKMLPLSDIYKFIMDRFPYYRENTQRWQNSLRHNLSFNDCFIKIPRRPDQPGKGSFWALHPDCGDMFENGSFLRRRKRFKLMRSEHVACKNSPMLHYFHHQHHQTKLAIGTPEGPGNVSRLPQFQTYSINGGQSGGFKHPFAIENIIGRDYKGMMTGGLPIASVMHHLGYPVPTQLSSMVNSMWPHVGMLSESMGPMPVSSDYAPFGVPVKSLYHSNGQTMPAVPVPIKPTPALGQIPTLPGLTAGPAQLCAPSPSSLLEKTLPDLSEGKGSALHPALLLS from the coding sequence ATGCCTCGTCCCGGGAAAAACTCCTACAGCGACCAGAAGCCGCCTTACTCCTACATATCCTTAACGGCGATGGCCATCCAGAGCTCCCAGGAGAAGATGCTTCCCCTCAGTGATATTTATAAATTCATAATGGACAGGTTTCCGTACTACAGAGAGAACACGCAGAGGTGGCAGAATTCCCTGCGACACAACCTCTCCTTCAACGACTGCTTCATCAAGATCCCGCGGAGGCCAGACCAGCCCGGAAAGGGCAGCTTCTGGGCCCTACACCCGGACTGCGGCGACATGTTCGAGAACGGCAGCTTCCTGCGGAGGCGGAAGCGCTTCAAGCTGATGCGCTCCGAGCACGTGGCGTGCAAGAACTCGCCAATGCTGCACTATTTCCACCATCAGCACCACCAGACCAAACTCGCCATCGGAACTCCCGAGGGCCCCGGTAACGTgagcaggctgccccagttcCAGACCTACAGCATCAACGGCGGCCAGTCCGGAGGGTTCAAACACCCGTTCGCCATTGAGAACATCATAGGACGGGACTATAAGGGAATGATGACGGGCGGGCTGCCCATTGCGTCTGTCATGCATCACCTGGGCTACCCTGTGCCCACGCAGCTGAGCAGCATGGTGAACTCCATGTGGCCGCACGTGGGCATGCTGTCGGAGTCCATGGGCCCCATGCCCGTCTCCTCCGACTACGCGCCTTTCGGGGTTCCAGTGAAGAGCCTCTACCACTCCAACGGCCAGACCATGCCCGCGGTCCCAGTTCCTATCAAACCGACGCCCGCCCTGGGCCAGATTCCTACGCTCCCGGGCCTAACGGCCGGTCCCGCGCAGCTCTGTGCCCCcagcccctcctctctcctggagAAGACCCTGCCCGATCTGTCGGAGGGGAAAGGCTCTGCCCTGCACCCGGCGCTTCTGCTGTCATAG